In Gossypium hirsutum isolate 1008001.06 chromosome D01, Gossypium_hirsutum_v2.1, whole genome shotgun sequence, the genomic window caattaaaattatgtataattaacgaaaaatattaattgttgtgattagttatttttaatttctcgcaTTCAAAATTGAAAAGGATAAAATGgcttcgatttaaaaaaaaaaactaacttgTTTAATATTGAAATATTTAGAAGGACTAAAGAAGTGTTTTTACCTATAATGTTGAAAAAAGGTCATGATTTGACCTCTATTGTTTAAAATCAACGCAGAATCTAATTCCCCATAATGATCCAAAAGTTTGCACTTTGGAATTTAttgttcaaaataaattaaataagaatattttatttttttagaaaaaattattcaacgataattttttattaaaattatataaaaatataaaaaataaaatatcattacgATAATATTAGTAATCATTTAATAGAAAGAACATGTTAATCTTTTCTCAACTGAGTTAGTACTTAGTTAATTCGTGACACTAACCCAATCAAAAGTTTTATATAAcaagtataaataatattagaTTTTATCATACCCGCAATgtgaatataatattttcttttaaaaattatttaataatgaatTCAGGTGGAGtatttgtgtaattttataaCTGAATTGGTAACTCGGTTACTGGTGATACCAACACAAGAAAGTGTTTAAATATAAGTCTTAGAAAATTAGTAATCATTTAATAGAAGGGGtaatataatttagtttttcTCAACTTAACCCGTAACGCCAACTTAATCATGGGATAAATAAGTatagatataaataataataataataaaatgcgaCCGGTTCTTATAATAtctgttttttttatacaatgcttagAGTTACCTATAATTCCTCCAAAAtctttaaataggaggataatgcatttcAGTGTACTCGAACCAATGTCCTCATGCACTGATAATAATACCTGATGCCATTCGAGTTAAGACTTAATCGGCAAGAATGTATTAGTTTTTTTCTTAACTGAATTGGTAACGGGGagagataaatataaataatttttagaaaataggaACCGCCCTTTAGATCCTATGTTTTATGGATAGCACTTAAGTTACTTTGCCACAACGAATCTTAtcaaaaaaacaaatgaatctggTTCTCCACCAATTATACTTGCGGATTCAATTATTGTCTACAATGATTGAACGATAAGGGGTATAAATCTAGCTTACTCCCCACAACTTCTTTTCACACAGTTTCGGTTCTTCGATATCATCGGGGTTATTTAACGGCTGTTCGAATCGATGGCACGAAGAGAACGATGCAGCGGATGCGGGATTAACATGTTGGTTTCACCCGAGGCACGAGTCGTTCGTTGTTCCGAGTGCCACACCCTTACCAATCTTGTCCCAATCAATGCTCGACCAGGCCGAACCAGGTTCTTTTCAAGCACTACAGTTTTTATTATTACTACCAACCGGATAACGTGTACGCAATCGTAATTAAGATTTTTCTTTTGGTAAATTATATGAGTAGTCACTTAACTGTGAAAAGTTATAAattggtcacttaattatttaattttattttttttgtcatccAATTATCTTGGATTTTTACGTGTTTTCATTTTTACATTAGCCAGCcggtgaccaaaaaagacaaattgaataactaaatgaccaattTGTAACTTTTCACAATTGAATGATAGTTGAGTGAGTActaatgtagttttttttttggttatgatAGGTATAATGGGCTGCCGAGAATGCATGAAAATCCATACGGGAACGGCCCAAGTCCGCAACATCCACAATATCCACAACCGCGACCATCCTTATCTCCAGTTCCGATTTACGGGAGAAAACGAGCACTTCTTTGTGGTGTGAATTACCATGGAAAGAGTTATAAACTCAAAGGAAGTATCAATGATGTCAAGGGTATGAAGTACCTTCTTGTGGAGACATTAGGATTTCCTAATGATTCCATTTTAATGCTCACAGGTAATCTCAGGTTTTTAAATGTTGAGATTTAAATCtaatttcagattttttttacTTAACGGGTGGTTGTATAGAGACTTGTTTATGGGTCGAGCTATTCACTTAAGCTCGAAGGCCTATTCGGAATTTAGGAGGGTTTAGACAAAAACATTAAACCTGAAAAATGAGCTTGCACAAAAAAGATAgacccatttaaaatatgggtcgagCTCAAGTTTGACCATTCAAGGCCCAAGCTCGACCCAACCCCTTTTTTTAggtttataatgttttataacgagaatattaaaatgttaagacaactacatataaaattttaataaataaaagtaatatatttaaaatattttattttttaaaaataaaacggaCGGGCTTAAAATGGGCTTCAATTAACTATTTACAAATATGAGTagatttgggtaaaattttaagccTATATTTCAGATCAAGCCAAGCTTGAGCAAGTATAAAGtgtattaatatcatatttaggtTCCACCCATGAACACTTCTAGAATAGACTAACTCAACATGGAATCTAGTTCGTAGGCATATTATAAGCTACCAAATGAGTAAATAGGGAAGTAAACTAAACACATATGTTGACAAGCTATTTGAGTTTTTGAGTCGAGTTTTGGTAGCTTAAGctattgaacaagttaaatttgagtATTTTAATACTTGAGTCGAATAGGTCGAggtatatattattttgaaatcgAGCACAAGCACAAGCACAAATATTGTCGTGCATGAGAACaaactttgtttttttgttttactAGGAAAACAAACCTTTTCGAGCAGTTGACTCTTAAACCCGACTTTTAAATCTAAAACTATATTGAACTTCACTCGAATTTGGAGTCAAGTTCCAAACTTTCTCATACTTGTGCCGAATACATTTTCATATCCGACACTTCTGCATATGTAGAAAATGAAAGGGAGCCTTCAAAGATCCCGACAAAACAGAATATCCGAAAGGCTTTGAAATGGCTGGTCTATGGATGCCAACCGGGGGACTCGTTGGTGTTCCATTTCTCTGGTCACGGCACTCGACAAAAAGATTACAACCATGACGAAGTCGATGGATTTGACGAAGCATTGTGCCCTCTTGATCACGAAACCGAAGGGAACATAATCGACGACGAAATCAATGACACCATCGTAAAACCGTTGACTCGAGGAACCACACTACACGCGATCATCGATGCCTGCTACAGTGGAACAGTCCTCGATCTCCCTTTCGTTTGCAGGATGAACAAGTTAGTTAGTTAGCTAATTCGTAAAATTTATACACTATATTACCCGGACTAGACCGAACGGATATGTGTCCCATACGGTTTTTGGAAGATTTTTGGAGGATCATCTCCTCGTATTCATGTTCGGGTAtacaaataattttctaaaaaaatgaaaaatctgaGCAACGTATATTGGGTTTATATTTGAGTTTTTGGTATTATGTAGGGAAGGGCGTTATGCGTGGGAAGATCAAAGAAATCCCTTATTTTACAAGCGTACAAGTGGAGGATTAGCCTTTTGTTTTAGTGCTTGTGATGATCATCAAACCTCTGCTGATACCACTGTGAGTAAAATCTTTCGAGTTGGGttcgaaaaattttgaatttggttgaATCATTATCGAGTTAAGTTTGAACGGATTGGGATAATGAGTAGGTTGAATTCAAGTATTGTTAATGCTTGAATTGAGTTGAGTTGGAATttagttgacttttttttttatttttaattaatatcataaaaaaaatttccaactCAAACTCATCACAAATTAACGATTCCATTTTTTACTAGGTAAATGAGCTTGATTGAAACTTACTGAAGAGCTCGAGGAGTTCGATATTTTATCTCGAATTAGGCTCAAGctttaaaagtaaaatttcaaTTGAGTTTAAACCAAGTTTCAAGAtattggagttttttttttatagctTGAACTCGACTTAGTTTGATTACACTCTTATTTCAAAGAGTCTTCGAATTTAAAATTGAGCTTTGATTTTGCAACTATTTTAAACGATCATATTCGAATCTCAATATCTGCATCATTTGGTCTTTAAAGCATTTGAGTGAAAATATCATTAGCTTTAGTGTGTTGTTTGAATTGTTATGTTGTAGGCTTTCACAGGAACCAATGTGAGAACCGGCGCGATGACATATAGCTTCGTACAAGCGATTCAAAATGAACGGAGGTTGACTTATGGGCATTTGCTTAATGCGATGCGTTACACGATTGGTGATGTTAGCAAAGCTCATGGAGCATCACAGGTATCTAAACCAAGGTTTTCAAAACTAAATTTGTGGCGGAATCGGTTAGACCATCCATTTTTGGTCTAACTTGTCTGACCTGTTTGATAggttcaattgaataaattattaaaaaaaaaacggtCTGACTTTCCTATTTGGGGGTTAACTAGTTCAACCTTTATTTCGAACCGATACCCTGACCAATTCCCTATCCAACTAATCTGATTTTACCATGAGAAAATACGTATTAAATACGTGctagtaattttaaaaaacaacataattaaaagatgatcCCGGATACAcaaataaggtttttttttgttttcttcttaaatgtgaaattgatgataaACAATTTGTAAATCTATCTATAAGTTGAGTCAAGCCTCAATTcgattctaaaaaataatttatacctAAACCCAAATTTGAATCTATTCGATAACTCATTTTTACTACTGAATACGTTTGTTCGAGTCACGCTCCCACTCTTTGAACCTATCACCATCTTTCCTAAGCCGGTTTGTTCTTGATTTGCAGGAGCCACAATTAACTTCATCAGATAAATTTGATATCTACTCTAAGCCAGTTGTGCTCTAGTATTTTTTGTTGCTTATAATGAATTGCGTCCCGTTATACTCGGAGATTTCTGTATCCGTTCTATATTCAGCAATACTTGTGTTTACAATATGTTAATCCCTGCTCATGAGAATGTATATTTCATAACCAGTTGTTTATCTCTTCGAAGAGCATTTGTGATGAGAAGATTAATCACTGTTATCAATGATAGATACCctcatttcaataaaaaataattttagttatatACATTTTAGTGTGTTCATATTTACTCATAgtaaaaatttatgttatttataaagtTATGCaccttaataatttatattatataaattttaatttattttaagataTTGATGGTTTGCTTATCTTAAAAATGAAGAGTGTTTGGTAGGATGGTaagtaattattaatatatattagataaatTACATCAGTAGTCAtctaactattttttttcttttttagtcacacaactattcaattttgtctttttttattaCCAGTTGGCTAACGTAAAAATAGAAACAGttaaaaatctaaaatagttgggtgaccaaaaagacaaatttgaatagttgagtgataactttgtaacttttcatagttaggtaacaaaaaaagaaatttattaatagttgaataaccattttataacttttcgggtgacaaaaaaaaacatagttgAGTGAATACTAATATAGTTTAccttgtatttttaatttatatgatacTTGTACTAATTATAAAACCATAACaattattaaaattgaaatttattttaaacaatatCGAACTCAATTTTAATTATATCACCAacggtaaactacaaaaatagtcacttttgtttgcctcagattacattttagtcacttatgtttgaaatgttacgttttagtcacttacgttaatgTTTTGTTACAAAGTTGTCACTCTGCCattaagctccgttacctccctaacggcaaTCTTATATGGCAGTCtacatgagttttaaatgccaacttgaatgTCCAGTTGGGATgagaataggtttttaattaaataaatttaattaattgaaaattttaaattaattacaactTGAATTGGAAAAGAAAGACTTTTCGTCtcgtttttcttttagttttcttttctatttttattgaaaaaactaTTATCATCTTTGTTGAATCGaaacaataaaaatcaaatttagtgTTTCATCAAtcgattgaattttttttat contains:
- the LOC107928796 gene encoding metacaspase-3, which codes for MARRERCSGCGINMLVSPEARVVRCSECHTLTNLVPINARPGRTRYNGLPRMHENPYGNGPSPQHPQYPQPRPSLSPVPIYGRKRALLCGVNYHGKSYKLKGSINDVKGMKYLLVETLGFPNDSILMLTENEREPSKIPTKQNIRKALKWLVYGCQPGDSLVFHFSGHGTRQKDYNHDEVDGFDEALCPLDHETEGNIIDDEINDTIVKPLTRGTTLHAIIDACYSGTVLDLPFVCRMNKEGRYAWEDQRNPLFYKRTSGGLAFCFSACDDHQTSADTTAFTGTNVRTGAMTYSFVQAIQNERRLTYGHLLNAMRYTIGDVSKAHGASQEPQLTSSDKFDIYSKPVVL